A window of Tripterygium wilfordii isolate XIE 37 chromosome 7, ASM1340144v1, whole genome shotgun sequence contains these coding sequences:
- the LOC120001460 gene encoding hydrophobic protein LTI6B-like yields MADEGTANCIDILLAILLPPLGVFLKFGCKVEFWICLVLTLFGYIPGIIYAIYAITK; encoded by the exons atggcaGATGAGGGCACAGCCAACTGCATAGATATCCTCCTGGCCATATTATTGCCTCCCCTTGGTGTCTTCCTCAAGTTTGGTTGCAAG GTTGAATTCTGGATTTGTCTTGTGCTGACATTATTCGGATACATCCCTGGAATCATCTATGCCATCTATGCCATCACTAAGTGA
- the LOC120002623 gene encoding uncharacterized protein LOC120002623 — protein sequence MCYRVCILTLSTSRIKDMASRKPCSAPKTDSESSSNSNPQWITESSNPKFKGKTIRFPMAFVGLHSSTGMQGHLKFHVNSAMTGRFAIPGVNRFQGLDMSLISRSKELASTDARRLGLPYLCIAPHHNEDDFIPRPLIAENIGNKFIRWGTSLNPRGEISYLNGFWEWSRRVAGLLKDRGLEDLSLAVQAATMEYHRPPSAYRALCEVWCPETSTFVTRHGEIGISLWEMRDISGLSILGDYYEEVIPSFRELTDGKSLPDSCLHLFKAFQHIAGEKVIDRIKHADWLNFWLNGVSRKPNPRGDSKYKKLSNLGKYEFLKSGTTTKVWRPIVIPNQSVSSEDIRDLKCLQALDLELSTTKIDELEIAAYLSIWLCRFVLPSGDDHLRPATFKVASRMAAGVRYSLVPPILASIYKGLTQTFSSERKDLGRITQSFPGHFLYGWVALHFPRGIFDIIDTSFGRPTLRRYSGILNVYQFWEPNMIDCRKLLRGNMDSKNFKWVVSHPPKQVGDQTDVGDLSEEIQEFMMSIRPGYLPCRRGSSYTLEAYSPHRFSRQHGFKQINPGSPNIHSFELNPSTLYSCWLSLTRVGSKAKFHIPGPCTNMCDQIDRKYENWWDTTVAPILLNVSTTVLESSERADFKLVENIASTLSRRKRKAGEDDSIPLSPKEKPLIVDLDVPEERALKKSKAGPSKAKTKKTSVDEIVPKVKSAIVAVAPEGAHTDFESNFDSDDIPLVRRSTRLRSGKQIDLKTNTKDIPAEAKSDMNLSPCSWNKAFDKIPMSEMIGALEGFADEGSPNDCLLGELPDSVGEGIIPSTHSLENRSLNLTDDGATSGTLGQKVSSTKSQQLTVVLSASANPEDKSPNLLNEHEEMLREAMTAYLEKEFTKALHGGLSDLRGWWTRKSSCYKDFCSQFFHIDISPLMAKT from the exons ATGTGCTATAGAGTTTGTATACTCACTCTTTCAACATCACGCATAAAAG atatgGCCTCCCGCAAACCGTGTTCAGCCCCGAAGACGGATTCTGAGAGTAGCTCAAACTCGAATCCACAATGGATTACAGAATCTAGTAATCCCAAATTTAAAGGGAAAACAATTCGTTTTCCGATGGCTTTTGTTGGACTTCACTCTTCTACAGGCATGCAGGGTCATCTTAAATTTCACGTCAATAGTGCAATGACTGGCCGTTTTGCTATCCCCGGTGTCAATCGATTTCAAGGTTTGGATATGTCTTTAATTAGCAGATCCAAGGAATTGGCATCCACGGATGCCCGTCGTCTTGGCCTACCTTACTTGTGTATTGCACCACATCATAATGAGGATGACTTCATCCCACGACCTTTGATTGCCGAGAATATTGGGAACAAATTTATTAGATGGGGGACATCTTTGAATCCCAGAGGAGAGATTTCATATCTAAATGGCTTTTGGGAGTGGTCCAGACGGGTTGCTGGACTCCTTAAGGATAGAGGCTTGGAAGATTTATCATTAGCAGTCCAAGCAGCAACGATGGAATATCATCGTCCCCCTTCAGCATATCGGGCTTTATGTGAGGTATGGTGTCCTGAAACCAGTACCTTTGTGACGAGGCATGGAGAAATTGGCATTTCTCTTTGGGAAATGCGAGATATTTCCGGATTGTCTATACTTGGTGATTATTATGAAGAGGTTATTCCGAGTTTTAGGGAACTCACTGATGGAAAATCTCTTCCAGATTCTTGTCTTCATCTCTTTAAGGCTTTTCAACATATAGCCGGAGAAAAGGTTATTGATCGAATCAAGCATGCAGATTGGCTCAATTTTTGGCTTAATGGGGTTTCTCGGAAACCCAATCCTCGAGGAGACtcgaaatataagaaattatcaaacttgggaaagtatgaatttctaaaaagtggaacaacaacaaaagtgtgGAGACCCATAGTCATTCCCAACCAAAGTGtgtcttctgaagacatcagagATCTAAAATGTTTACAGGCGTTAGATCTTGAATTATCTACCACCAAGATTGATGAGTTGGAGATAGCTGCATATCTCTCTATTTGGCTTTGTAGATTTGTCCTTCCATCAGGCGATGACCACTTAAGACCCGCAACTTTTAAAGTTGCTTCCCGGATGGCTGCAGGTGTAAGATATAGTCTGGTTCCACCTATTTTAGCAAGTATTTATAAAGGTCTTACACAGACCTTTTCTTCTGAAAGAAAGGATCTTGGAAGAATTACTCAATCATTTCCAGGGCACTTTCTTTATGGCTGGGTAGCATTGCATTTCCCTCGTGGTATATTTGATATCATTGACACATCTTTTGGGCGTCCTACACTTAGGAGATATTCTGGAATTTTAAATGTCTATCAATTTTGGGAGCCTAACATGATAGACTGTCGGAAACTTCTTCGTGGAAACATGGACTCAAAAAACTTTAAGTGGGTCGTGAGTCATCCTCCGAAACAAGTTGGTGACCAAACAGATGTTGGAGACTTGTCCgaagagattcaagaatttaTGATGAGTATTCGACCTGGCTATTTACCATGTCGTCGGGGGTCGTCATACACTTTGGAAGCGTATAGTCCACACCGGTTTTCAAGACAGCATggattcaaacaaatcaatcctGGGTCTCCGAATATACATTCTTTTGAATTGAATCCAAGTACTCTTTACAGTTGTTGGTTATCTCTAACAAGAGTAGGGAGTAAGGCAAAATTTCATATTCCGGGGCCTTGTACTAATATGTGCGATCAAATTGATCGAAAGTATGAGAATTGGTGGGACACCACGGTGGCTCCCATATTGCTTAACGTTTCTACTACTGTTTTGGAGAGTAGTGAACGTGCTGATTTTAAACTTGTTGAGAATATTGCATCTACACTTTctcggaggaaaagaaaagctgGAGAAGATGACTCCATCCCATTGTCACCGAAAGAGAAACCTCTCATTGTGGATTTAGACGTTCCAGAGGAACGTGCTTTAAAGAAATCTAAAGCTGGACCTTCAAAGGCCAAGACAAAGAAAACTTCAGTTGATGAAATAGTGCCAAAGGTAAAGTCTGCAATTGTTGCAGTTGCACCTGAAGGAGCACATACTGATTTTGAATCTAACTTTGATTCTGACGATATACCACTGGTTAGGAGATCTACTCGTTTACGTTCCGGAaaacaaattgatctcaaaactAATACCAAGGACATTCCTGCGGAAGCAAAGAGTGATATGAATCTCTCTCCATGTTCTTGGAATAAAG ctTTCGATAAAATTCCTATGAGTGAGATGATTGGTGCCCTTGAGGGCTTTGCTGATGAAGGTAGCCCAAATGATTGTCTATTAGGTGAACTTCCCGATAGTGTTGGAGAAGGTATTATTCCATCCACACATTCTTTAGAGAATAGAAGCCTAAACTTGACAGATGATGGGGCTACTTCAGGGACATTGGGTCAGAAAGTTTCCAGCACCAAATCCCAACAATTGACTGTTGTTTTATCCGCATCAGCGAATCCTGAAGATAAGTCACCAAATCTTTTAAATGAGCATGAAGAGATGCTCCGTGAAGCAATGACGGCATATCTTGAGAAGGAATTTACCAAGGCATTGCATGGAGGCCTATCCGACTTGAGAGGATGGTGGACTCGGAAGTCATCTTGTTATAAAGACTTCTGTAGTCAATtttttcacattgatatttctCCTTTAATGGCAAAG ACTTGA